The following proteins are co-located in the Myxococcus fulvus genome:
- a CDS encoding alpha/beta hydrolase: MGALALVAGLVGGVPGVARAEGALEASLAPVFNSGHGITVHAVRPITDRLIDVEISTPLISPQAVYDPRHHVRVLLPTGYAANPGLRYPVVYLLHGGAGANSAQWVEFGAAYAITENMPVITIMPDGGKVGWYTNWVFPRGVNQSWEEFHLNQVIRWVDQNLRTLAYKQGRAIAGLSMGGFGAISYAARRPDLFAYAASFSGALDLGDSAIRALITEEATRWLQNSDGPFGSPFWPFDQAWNMNNPMGRAAGLRGVAVALYAGSGTWDGDVLERVPGAATDRFHHALNAAGVPHHYEMYGRPLPGQKPFGCDGGHNFSCWNYAFYDVLPRMLAVLDGP, translated from the coding sequence ATGGGGGCCTTGGCCCTGGTCGCGGGGCTGGTGGGCGGAGTGCCCGGGGTGGCACGGGCGGAGGGCGCGCTGGAGGCGAGCCTGGCGCCTGTCTTCAACTCGGGCCATGGCATCACGGTGCATGCGGTGCGGCCCATCACGGACCGGCTCATCGACGTGGAGATTTCGACGCCGCTGATTTCGCCCCAGGCGGTGTACGACCCGCGCCACCACGTGCGGGTGTTGCTGCCGACGGGCTACGCGGCGAACCCGGGGCTGCGCTATCCGGTGGTGTACCTGCTGCATGGCGGGGCGGGGGCGAACTCGGCGCAGTGGGTGGAGTTCGGCGCGGCCTATGCGATTACGGAGAACATGCCGGTCATCACCATCATGCCGGATGGGGGCAAGGTGGGGTGGTACACGAACTGGGTGTTCCCTCGCGGGGTGAACCAGTCGTGGGAGGAGTTCCACCTGAACCAGGTCATCCGGTGGGTGGACCAGAACCTGCGGACGCTGGCGTACAAGCAGGGGCGCGCGATTGCCGGGCTGTCGATGGGAGGATTCGGGGCCATCAGCTACGCGGCGAGGCGGCCGGATTTGTTCGCGTACGCGGCGAGCTTCTCGGGGGCGCTGGACTTGGGGGATTCGGCCATCCGGGCGCTCATCACGGAGGAGGCGACGCGGTGGCTGCAGAACTCGGACGGGCCGTTCGGTTCGCCGTTCTGGCCGTTCGACCAGGCGTGGAACATGAACAATCCGATGGGGCGCGCGGCGGGGCTCCGGGGTGTGGCGGTGGCGCTGTACGCGGGTTCGGGCACGTGGGATGGGGATGTGCTGGAGCGCGTGCCAGGGGCGGCGACGGACCGCTTCCACCATGCGCTGAATGCGGCGGGGGTGCCACATCACTACGAGATGTATGGCCGGCCGTTGCCGGGACAGAAGCCGTTCGGCTGTGACGGGGGCCACAACTTCAGTTGCTGGAACTACGCGTTCTACGACGTGCTGCCGAGGATGCTGGCGGTGCTCGACGGGCCGTGA
- a CDS encoding SDR family oxidoreductase — MRAMQGKCVVVTGASMGIGEELSVALAARGANLVLAARSEEALQRVKQRCEAAGGKAVAVATDVGDPEACRRMVEQAVESFGGVDVLVNNAGISMDAKFEDITDLGIFERLMRINYLGAVYCTHAALPHLKARRGLLVAISSLTGKTGVPTRTGYAASKHAMHGFFDSLRVELMGTGVDVTVVCPGFVSTNVRANALGKDGKPLQVSAHDESEGNNMDVATCVAIILRAMDRREREVVMTPKGKVGQYLKLFTPGLLDRIVFKTIQDRRR; from the coding sequence ATGCGGGCCATGCAAGGCAAGTGCGTGGTCGTGACGGGTGCCTCGATGGGCATCGGCGAGGAGCTGTCGGTGGCGCTGGCGGCGCGGGGCGCGAACCTGGTGCTGGCGGCCAGGAGCGAGGAAGCGCTCCAGCGGGTGAAGCAGCGGTGCGAGGCGGCGGGAGGCAAGGCCGTGGCGGTGGCCACGGACGTGGGGGACCCGGAGGCGTGCCGGCGGATGGTGGAGCAGGCGGTGGAGTCCTTCGGCGGCGTGGACGTGCTCGTCAACAACGCGGGCATCTCCATGGACGCGAAGTTCGAGGACATCACGGACCTGGGCATCTTCGAGCGCCTGATGCGCATCAACTACCTGGGCGCGGTGTACTGCACGCACGCGGCGCTGCCGCACTTGAAGGCGCGGCGTGGGTTGTTGGTGGCGATTTCGTCCCTGACGGGGAAGACGGGCGTGCCCACGCGCACGGGCTACGCGGCGAGCAAGCACGCGATGCACGGGTTCTTCGACTCGCTGCGCGTGGAGCTGATGGGTACGGGGGTGGATGTCACGGTGGTGTGTCCGGGCTTCGTGTCCACCAACGTGCGCGCCAACGCGCTGGGCAAGGACGGCAAGCCGCTCCAGGTGAGCGCCCATGACGAGAGCGAGGGCAACAACATGGACGTGGCCACCTGCGTGGCCATCATCCTGCGCGCCATGGACCGGCGCGAGCGCGAGGTGGTGATGACCCCCAAGGGCAAGGTGGGTCAGTACCTCAAGCTGTTCACCCCGGGCCTGCTGGACCGCATCGTGTTCAAGACGATCCAGGACCGGCGGCGGTAG
- a CDS encoding MotA/TolQ/ExbB proton channel family protein, with the protein MSSIAVIAQAHAENLGWLSSKLLGFTLTSAEWVLWILVCLSVLSIGIMLERAVYFARYRLADSEALAVRLARGEHEAVRVAIQGKRGMEAAIIREGLASSEQGADTVEQVIASTMARERPQYERFLSFLGTLGNNAPFIGLFGTVLGIIKAFNDLGASNVKGAAIQQTVMGGISEALVATAVGLAVAIPAVVAFNIFNRQLKTLTSRANALGHALVGSLRAEAR; encoded by the coding sequence ATGTCGTCCATCGCGGTCATCGCCCAGGCTCACGCGGAGAACCTCGGGTGGCTCAGCAGCAAGCTGCTCGGCTTCACGCTCACCTCCGCCGAGTGGGTGCTCTGGATTCTGGTGTGCCTGTCGGTGCTGTCCATCGGCATCATGCTGGAGCGCGCGGTGTACTTCGCCCGGTACCGGCTGGCGGACTCGGAGGCACTCGCGGTGCGCCTGGCGCGCGGCGAGCACGAGGCGGTGCGCGTGGCCATCCAGGGCAAGCGCGGCATGGAGGCCGCCATCATCCGCGAGGGCCTGGCCTCCAGCGAGCAAGGCGCCGACACCGTGGAGCAGGTCATCGCCTCCACCATGGCCCGCGAGCGTCCCCAGTATGAGCGCTTCCTCTCCTTCCTGGGCACGCTGGGCAACAACGCGCCGTTCATCGGCCTGTTCGGCACGGTGCTCGGCATCATCAAGGCGTTCAACGACTTGGGCGCCAGCAACGTGAAGGGCGCGGCGATTCAACAGACGGTGATGGGCGGAATCTCCGAGGCGCTCGTCGCCACGGCGGTGGGCCTGGCTGTCGCGATTCCCGCCGTCGTCGCCTTCAACATCTTCAACCGTCAGCTCAAGACGCTCACCAGTCGCGCCAACGCCCTGGGCCACGCCCTGGTCGGAAGCCTGCGCGCGGAGGCTCGCTAG
- a CDS encoding ExbD/TolR family protein, translating to MAGGAQENEEEITGINVTPLVDVVLVLLIIFMVTANFIVRETVEVDLPRAANGGETVQGLVNVVLDKEGKLYFDGAPVTEPELSAKVAEAVAKDKDTRAIISADQTIAYGQVMRLIDTVKGQGIAKFALNIEKDAAPAPRG from the coding sequence ATGGCCGGAGGCGCGCAGGAGAACGAAGAGGAAATCACCGGCATCAACGTCACGCCGCTGGTGGACGTGGTGCTGGTGCTGCTCATCATCTTCATGGTGACGGCGAACTTCATCGTCCGTGAGACGGTGGAGGTGGACCTGCCCCGCGCGGCCAACGGCGGCGAGACGGTGCAGGGCCTGGTCAACGTCGTGCTCGACAAGGAGGGCAAGCTCTACTTCGACGGCGCGCCCGTCACCGAGCCGGAGCTGTCCGCCAAGGTCGCCGAGGCGGTGGCCAAGGACAAGGACACGCGCGCCATCATCAGCGCCGACCAGACCATCGCCTACGGACAGGTGATGCGCCTCATCGACACGGTGAAGGGCCAGGGCATCGCGAAGTTCGCCCTCAACATCGAGAAGGACGCCGCGCCCGCGCCGCGGGGCTGA
- a CDS encoding energy transducer TonB, which produces MSTSALDSEFVLPRRGGNGLFVGFVAGSLALHGLGLVVLHTRPPERTAPQRPVELVMVEVTKPPPPPPEVKEEPKPEPPPPPKVRVKPPPVKVAQAPRPLPPPPTEAPPPPNETPPPSAKPAPLVVGMSLSSTTSAGGFAAPVGNTLYGRTADKAKAPQEVKTYSAPKYTPIYQVDREPQLASEVKVPYPEEARRLGIEGTVTLSITIDPEGRVVNARVLNGPGHGLEEAARNAILRFRFRPAFKGGEAVSTEMKYAYTFLLD; this is translated from the coding sequence ATGAGTACGAGCGCGCTCGACAGTGAGTTCGTGTTGCCCCGCCGGGGCGGCAACGGGTTGTTCGTGGGGTTCGTCGCGGGCTCGCTCGCGCTGCACGGGTTGGGGTTGGTGGTGCTGCACACCCGTCCTCCCGAGCGCACCGCGCCGCAGCGGCCCGTGGAGCTGGTGATGGTGGAGGTGACGAAGCCGCCGCCTCCGCCGCCCGAGGTGAAGGAGGAGCCCAAGCCCGAGCCGCCTCCGCCGCCCAAGGTGCGCGTGAAGCCCCCGCCGGTGAAGGTGGCCCAGGCCCCCAGGCCCCTGCCGCCTCCGCCCACGGAGGCCCCGCCGCCGCCCAACGAGACGCCGCCTCCGAGCGCGAAGCCCGCGCCCCTGGTGGTGGGCATGTCCCTGTCCTCCACCACCAGCGCCGGAGGCTTCGCGGCCCCGGTGGGCAACACGCTCTACGGTCGCACCGCCGACAAGGCCAAGGCGCCGCAGGAGGTGAAGACCTACAGCGCGCCGAAGTACACGCCCATCTACCAGGTGGACCGAGAGCCGCAGCTCGCCAGCGAGGTGAAGGTCCCCTATCCCGAGGAGGCGCGCAGGCTGGGCATCGAGGGCACGGTGACGCTGTCCATCACCATCGACCCGGAGGGCCGCGTCGTGAACGCGCGCGTGCTCAACGGCCCGGGGCATGGACTGGAGGAGGCCGCGCGCAACGCCATCCTCCGCTTCCGCTTCCGTCCCGCCTTCAAGGGCGGCGAGGCTGTGTCCACGGAGATGAAGTACGCCTATACCTTCCTGCTCGACTGA
- a CDS encoding TonB-dependent receptor, whose product MSSNVNARAALAAASLWVATPVLAQAPTPPAPGAEAAAAPPQITKPPALVQPVEAVYPPEALAQGLTASVRLIITIAEDGSVSDVQPTEPAGHGFDEAALAAVRQFRFSPAEVDGVPAPVQVEYVYHFTLTPKAPAESAATEEPAQPKAVLTGQLISRGSRSRVAGATVRCGDEAEAAEAVSDADGRFTLEVPPGECAVRVVASGYQLYQTKETLKENETTEVNFYLAPAGSAFETVVRSDRPKKEVVRRTVTREEAQKTPGTFGDPIRVLQTLPGVARAPFISGDLLVRGSNPGQTATLMDGVRIPNLFHLLGGPSVVNAEFIDSLDFFPGGYGSQYGRAVGGVVDVTTRKGAADTVHGSVKVDLLDAGFFLEAPITEGISVAASARRSYIDTILPAVLPKDEGTTLSIVPVYWDYQLRLDFGAPRGSTPEPGAARSTGYVMAFGSDDKLRLVTGGEESSADVELNTHTRFHRVKGDWTYRKGNFSSVFTPYVGVDYFDISFGNYIEDDTIYSLGAREVMALDVSSLLTVRTGLDVYFDHVKIDVQAPSVGGAEYVPFPGSDPVSELIYEKRTINGFDGALFAEADLKLGPVTVTPGVRGNFQKVGGTRNFLLDPRLWVRYGFSERTAFKGSLGLYSQPADTFQFVFAPYGNPLLGYQRAFQSSLGVEQRLTDVWNVDVTGFFNRRFENVVSPGDVRPSDNGSFVQDRFVNMGIGKAYGVELMVKKERASATDKWYGWLSYTLSHAEDGRAGPKPRAEGPLGGDGLPGVGEETYGPSPWDQTHILTLVANYVLGNGWELGGRFRLTTGRPVTPLVHPHDIYNSDSNNYSPTYGRYLSGRASSFHQLDVRVEKGWRFDNWTLALYLDVQNLYNAENVEFVFNDYRYRKEMEIPGIPILPVLGVKGSF is encoded by the coding sequence ATGTCCTCGAATGTGAATGCCCGCGCCGCGCTCGCCGCCGCCTCCCTGTGGGTGGCGACTCCTGTGCTCGCCCAGGCGCCCACGCCGCCGGCTCCAGGCGCGGAAGCCGCCGCGGCCCCGCCTCAAATCACCAAGCCGCCCGCGCTGGTGCAGCCCGTGGAGGCCGTGTATCCGCCGGAGGCGCTCGCGCAGGGCCTCACCGCCTCGGTGCGCCTCATCATCACCATCGCCGAGGACGGCAGCGTCTCCGACGTGCAGCCCACCGAGCCCGCGGGCCACGGCTTCGACGAGGCCGCGCTCGCCGCCGTGCGCCAGTTCCGCTTCTCACCCGCCGAGGTCGACGGCGTGCCCGCGCCCGTGCAGGTCGAGTACGTCTACCACTTCACCCTCACCCCGAAGGCCCCCGCCGAGAGCGCCGCCACCGAGGAGCCCGCGCAGCCCAAGGCCGTCCTCACCGGTCAGCTCATCTCGCGCGGCAGCCGCTCGCGCGTGGCGGGCGCCACCGTGCGCTGTGGCGACGAGGCGGAGGCGGCCGAGGCCGTGTCGGACGCGGACGGCCGCTTCACCCTCGAGGTGCCGCCGGGGGAGTGCGCGGTGCGCGTCGTCGCCTCCGGCTATCAGCTCTACCAGACGAAGGAGACGCTGAAGGAGAACGAGACCACGGAGGTGAACTTCTACCTGGCCCCGGCCGGGAGCGCCTTCGAGACGGTGGTGCGCTCGGACCGCCCGAAGAAGGAGGTGGTCCGCCGCACGGTGACGCGCGAGGAGGCGCAGAAGACGCCGGGCACCTTCGGCGACCCCATCCGCGTGCTCCAGACGCTGCCCGGTGTCGCGCGCGCGCCGTTCATCTCCGGGGACTTGCTGGTGCGCGGCTCCAACCCGGGCCAGACGGCGACGCTGATGGACGGGGTGCGCATCCCCAACCTCTTCCACCTGCTCGGCGGCCCGTCGGTGGTGAACGCAGAGTTCATCGACTCGCTCGACTTCTTCCCGGGTGGCTACGGCAGCCAGTACGGCCGCGCGGTGGGCGGCGTGGTGGACGTGACGACGCGCAAGGGCGCGGCGGACACGGTGCACGGCTCGGTGAAGGTGGACCTGCTCGACGCGGGCTTCTTCCTGGAGGCGCCCATCACCGAGGGCATCAGCGTGGCGGCGTCCGCGCGGCGCTCGTACATCGACACCATCCTCCCCGCGGTGCTGCCCAAGGACGAGGGCACCACGCTCTCCATCGTCCCGGTGTACTGGGACTACCAGCTCCGGTTGGACTTCGGCGCCCCGCGGGGCTCCACCCCGGAGCCCGGCGCGGCGCGCAGCACCGGCTACGTCATGGCCTTCGGCAGTGACGACAAGCTGCGCCTGGTCACCGGCGGCGAGGAGTCGTCCGCGGACGTCGAGCTGAACACGCACACGCGCTTCCACCGCGTGAAGGGCGACTGGACGTACCGCAAGGGCAACTTCAGCTCCGTCTTCACGCCGTACGTGGGCGTGGACTACTTCGACATCTCCTTCGGCAACTACATCGAGGACGACACCATCTACTCGCTGGGCGCGCGCGAGGTGATGGCCCTGGACGTCTCCTCGCTGCTCACCGTGCGCACGGGTCTGGACGTCTACTTCGACCACGTCAAAATCGACGTGCAGGCCCCCTCCGTGGGCGGCGCCGAGTACGTGCCCTTCCCGGGCTCGGACCCCGTCTCGGAGCTCATCTACGAGAAGCGCACCATCAACGGCTTCGACGGCGCGCTCTTTGCGGAGGCGGACCTGAAGCTCGGCCCCGTCACCGTCACGCCGGGCGTGCGCGGCAACTTCCAGAAGGTGGGCGGCACGCGCAACTTCCTGTTGGACCCGCGCCTGTGGGTCCGCTACGGCTTCAGCGAGCGCACCGCCTTCAAGGGCTCGCTCGGCCTCTACAGCCAGCCGGCGGACACCTTCCAGTTCGTCTTCGCTCCGTACGGCAACCCGCTGCTCGGCTACCAGCGCGCGTTCCAGTCCAGCCTCGGCGTGGAGCAGCGCCTCACCGACGTGTGGAACGTGGACGTCACGGGCTTCTTCAACCGCCGCTTCGAGAACGTGGTGTCTCCGGGCGACGTGCGGCCTTCCGACAACGGCAGCTTCGTCCAGGACCGCTTCGTCAACATGGGCATCGGCAAGGCGTACGGCGTGGAGCTCATGGTGAAGAAGGAGCGCGCCTCCGCCACCGACAAGTGGTACGGCTGGCTGTCGTACACCCTCAGCCACGCCGAGGACGGGCGCGCGGGCCCCAAGCCCCGCGCCGAGGGCCCCCTGGGCGGCGATGGCCTGCCGGGCGTGGGCGAGGAGACCTACGGCCCCAGCCCCTGGGACCAGACGCACATCCTCACGCTGGTGGCCAACTACGTGCTCGGCAACGGCTGGGAGCTGGGTGGGCGCTTCCGCCTCACCACCGGCCGCCCGGTGACGCCGCTGGTGCACCCGCATGACATCTACAACTCGGACTCGAACAACTACTCGCCGACGTACGGGCGCTATCTCTCCGGGCGGGCCTCCAGCTTCCATCAGCTCGACGTGCGCGTGGAGAAGGGCTGGCGCTTCGACAACTGGACGCTCGCGCTCTACCTGGACGTCCAGAACCTCTACAACGCCGAGAACGTCGAGTTCGTCTTCAACGACTACCGCTACCGCAAGGAGATGGAGATTCCCGGCATCCCCATCCTCCCCGTGCTGGGCGTGAAAGGGAGCTTCTGA